The following coding sequences are from one Ornithodoros turicata isolate Travis chromosome 1, ASM3712646v1, whole genome shotgun sequence window:
- the LOC135392271 gene encoding histone H2B, gonadal-like, whose translation MAILRGTKKKKKKRRRKESFSIYIYKVLKQVHPDARVSSKAMSIMNRFVNDIFERIAAESSRLAHYNVRSTITSRGIQTAVRLLLPGELAKHAVSEGTKAVTKYTSFK comes from the coding sequence atggccattctccgtgggacgaagaagaagaagaagaagcgcagGAGGAAGGAGAGCTTCAGCATCTACATCTACAAAGTCCTGAAGCAGGTACATCCGGACGCGCGCGTTTCCAGCAAGGCCATGTCCATCATGAACAGGTTCGTGAACGACATCTTCGAGCGCATCGCTGCCGAGTCCTCGCGCCTGGCGCACTACAACGTGCGGTCGACCATCACCAGTCGGGGGATACAGACCGCCGTGCGCCTGCTGCTGCCCGGCGAGCTGGCCAAGCACGCCGTGTCCGAAGGTACCAAGGCCGTCACCAAGTACACGAGCTTCAAGTAA